One Candidatus Hydrogenedentota bacterium genomic window carries:
- a CDS encoding HNH endonuclease, whose protein sequence is MNDLPQGGTLTQVLSADTALTNASTDIGFGVGERADYLFDDVRFFDPTATGEQSTIGRRYAYDARGRRVAETTFEDGVAETTYFVYDGHRVIEELDGDGNVTASYVYGQYIDEVLQMRRDTDPGAAGMEDHYYLHDDLFNVVGLTDASGALRERYEYADYGMPAVYDAANNPLAASAFQNAYLFNGRRFDAGTGLYYYRTRYMDPDLGRFISRDTIGLWGDANNLGNPYSYVGNNPWSRLDPFGEQEFHQSFGETARAVFGFFGDAHETAVAGPLREVHTSPGPIAAAFYNEILMVEPYGDLDLYTQGNNAAYAGTQIVLVVSPTKVFKVIKGTARAIAGATRGIRGTRTVVMMVDGADEAANLARQLAGSSDEIYVTLNNGNVIGDISRISKPKHAPVIDKWVKKGGKVRQHADGTVEYIDGYGNSVLYRNGYPDFKASGHVTEEVKITDMQGDYTTDFAKANAQSGKPLEPWETWHHHEDMTTMQRMSASVNARFTHSGGASKARIERINNALRDK, encoded by the coding sequence ATGAACGATCTGCCCCAGGGCGGCACGCTGACCCAGGTCCTCAGCGCGGACACGGCCCTCACCAACGCGAGCACGGACATCGGCTTCGGCGTGGGCGAAAGGGCGGACTACCTCTTCGACGATGTCCGCTTCTTCGACCCCACGGCCACCGGCGAGCAATCCACCATCGGCCGGCGCTACGCCTACGACGCCCGGGGCCGCCGCGTGGCGGAGACCACCTTCGAGGACGGCGTCGCGGAGACCACCTACTTCGTCTACGACGGCCACCGCGTCATCGAGGAGCTCGACGGCGACGGCAACGTCACCGCGAGCTACGTCTACGGCCAATACATCGACGAAGTCCTGCAGATGCGCCGCGACACCGACCCCGGCGCGGCGGGGATGGAGGACCACTACTACCTCCACGACGACCTCTTCAACGTCGTCGGCCTGACCGACGCGTCGGGCGCGCTCCGGGAGCGCTACGAATACGCCGACTACGGCATGCCCGCCGTCTACGACGCCGCCAACAACCCCCTCGCCGCCTCGGCCTTCCAGAACGCCTACCTCTTCAACGGCCGCCGCTTCGACGCCGGCACCGGCCTCTACTACTACCGCACCCGCTACATGGACCCGGACCTCGGCCGCTTCATCTCCCGCGACACCATCGGGCTCTGGGGGGATGCGAACAACCTGGGAAACCCCTATTCCTACGTGGGGAATAACCCCTGGTCGCGCCTGGATCCGTTTGGGGAACAAGAGTTTCATCAGTCATTCGGCGAGACCGCGCGCGCAGTCTTCGGCTTTTTCGGCGACGCTCATGAAACGGCAGTTGCGGGGCCGCTGAGGGAGGTTCACACCAGTCCGGGACCAATCGCGGCCGCGTTTTACAACGAAATCCTGATGGTAGAGCCGTATGGCGACCTTGACCTCTACACGCAGGGAAACAATGCTGCCTATGCGGGAACACAAATTGTCCTCGTCGTATCCCCAACAAAAGTCTTCAAGGTCATCAAAGGGACGGCAAGAGCAATAGCAGGAGCTACCCGGGGGATTCGTGGCACGCGAACCGTTGTCATGATGGTGGATGGTGCCGATGAGGCAGCCAATCTGGCTCGACAGTTGGCAGGTAGTAGCGATGAAATATATGTTACCCTGAACAACGGGAATGTGATTGGCGATATCTCCAGGATCTCCAAGCCGAAGCACGCGCCCGTCATAGATAAGTGGGTAAAGAAAGGTGGCAAGGTTAGGCAGCATGCCGACGGAACTGTTGAATACATAGATGGCTATGGAAACTCTGTCCTCTACAGAAATGGGTATCCTGATTTCAAGGCTTCCGGTCATGTAACTGAGGAAGTCAAAATTACGGATATGCAAGGGGATTACACTACAGACTTTGCAAAGGCAAACGCGCAGTCGGGAAAACCGCTGGAACCGTGGGAGACTTGGCATCACCATGAAGACATGACGACTATGCAAAGAATGTCGGCTAGTGTAAATGCTAGATTTACACACTCGGGTGGAGCATCTAAAGCCAGAATAGAGCGTATAAATAATGCACTACGGGATAAGTAA
- a CDS encoding SMI1/KNR4 family protein, translating to MRFAKLHGMHQEVLPPALDADIAKLESDIGFPLPADYKAFLRDMNGAQALDRCFYVRGLKQDIALHILLGVHPGRNWADLFSSWDEFNEDLPENALIIGLDPGANFLVLLLDGNADGVYYWDHKHFFPQSSDLQNMYFVSESFSFFIDELKPLLKM from the coding sequence GTGAGATTTGCTAAACTGCATGGCATGCATCAAGAAGTCCTTCCGCCGGCATTGGATGCAGATATCGCCAAACTTGAGTCGGACATTGGTTTCCCATTACCCGCCGATTATAAGGCCTTCTTAAGGGACATGAACGGAGCTCAGGCACTTGATCGCTGTTTCTACGTTCGAGGCCTAAAGCAAGACATTGCATTGCATATTCTTCTTGGAGTACATCCGGGGCGCAATTGGGCTGATCTCTTTTCTTCGTGGGATGAATTCAACGAAGATCTTCCAGAGAACGCACTCATTATTGGCCTCGACCCCGGCGCAAACTTTCTTGTCCTATTACTAGATGGGAACGCAGACGGGGTGTACTACTGGGATCACAAGCACTTCTTTCCTCAATCCTCTGATCTGCAGAACATGTACTTCGTTTCCGAATCATTTTCATTCTTTATAGATGAGCTAAAGCCACTTCTGAAAATGTAA
- a CDS encoding acyloxyacyl hydrolase, protein MNFLKCVNATSLAAAFFLAAWCQTAQAGLDFDAGRWRLELNNDFGVHQGSRDRSGDYSLNVVAEYEVPATSRTTLGLRLLPLFVYTQDEHRDRDLFQRWFGDNDHEDGDTVWGGGIGLSGRIYQVKDEYRGWFAEAGITALVHAGKFNGNNSNLNFLSNIGVGYAFKSDWHVQVHYQHISNASLGSHNSGANALGIGVGFKF, encoded by the coding sequence ATGAATTTCCTGAAGTGTGTTAATGCAACGTCGCTGGCGGCGGCCTTTTTTCTGGCCGCCTGGTGCCAGACCGCCCAGGCCGGCCTGGATTTTGACGCGGGCCGCTGGCGCCTCGAACTCAACAATGATTTTGGCGTTCACCAGGGAAGCCGGGACCGCTCCGGGGATTACAGCCTGAACGTCGTCGCGGAGTACGAAGTGCCGGCGACCAGCCGCACGACCCTGGGCCTCCGCCTTCTGCCCCTCTTCGTGTACACCCAGGATGAGCATCGCGACCGCGATCTTTTCCAGCGCTGGTTCGGCGACAACGATCACGAGGACGGCGACACCGTCTGGGGCGGGGGTATCGGGCTCTCAGGGCGAATTTACCAGGTGAAAGACGAGTACCGGGGCTGGTTTGCGGAAGCCGGTATTACGGCGCTTGTGCATGCCGGCAAATTCAACGGGAATAATTCCAACCTCAATTTCCTGAGCAATATCGGTGTGGGCTACGCGTTCAAGTCCGACTGGCACGTCCAGGTGCACTACCAGCACATCTCGAATGCGAGCCTCGGCAGCCACAATTCCGGCGCCAACGCGCTCGGAATTGGAGTTGGCTTCAAATTCTGA
- a CDS encoding membrane integrity-associated transporter subunit PqiC, translating into MKQIMFLALFGAIAAGCVTSGGPDLYTLNMAPSAQAGSPVNIAVKRLRVAEPLQNKRILIKKSPTEVEYYAAAQWAASLDELLAEKLSAEFGPTDPERRSYVISGVLQAFEQVDSPGGAEAHVRLAVEIREASASHYSTPALAKTYTARGPAVSATPGGVVLSLSDLLETIAREIVADAAAL; encoded by the coding sequence ATGAAGCAGATCATGTTCCTGGCCCTTTTCGGGGCCATCGCCGCCGGTTGTGTAACATCGGGCGGCCCGGACCTCTACACCCTGAACATGGCCCCCTCGGCCCAGGCCGGGAGCCCGGTGAACATCGCGGTGAAGCGTCTTCGCGTGGCGGAGCCGCTGCAGAACAAGCGCATTCTCATTAAGAAGAGCCCGACGGAAGTGGAGTACTACGCCGCCGCGCAATGGGCGGCCAGCCTCGACGAGCTGCTTGCGGAGAAGCTGTCGGCGGAGTTTGGCCCCACCGATCCGGAGCGCCGCTCCTACGTGATCTCGGGTGTGCTGCAGGCTTTTGAGCAGGTGGACAGCCCCGGCGGCGCGGAAGCGCACGTACGGCTGGCGGTGGAGATACGCGAGGCGAGCGCGAGCCACTACTCGACGCCCGCGCTGGCGAAAACGTACACCGCGCGGGGGCCCGCGGTTTCCGCGACGCCCGGCGGTGTGGTGCTGTCCCTGTCGGACTTGCTGGAAACGATCGCCCGCGAGATAGTGGCCGACGCCGCCGCGCTCTAA
- a CDS encoding MCE family protein, producing the protein MAVKKYSFTQTEITAGLMVIISLAVAVAFVVVIERLQPEPERKVLYARFTSTVGLGNNALVRFGGVEVGRVAAVTYDPDDQSRILVEARVDPRAPVNASSIATIEQVGLTSEKHLEISTGTPDAALLPDGGDMQVVNSGYGFIDIPDVDGLVGGSEQLIADVRDFLGVEAAKKAEAAGGDEMASIERIAADVRAFLGVKKAIEKAQAEGGEAINVALLAEDLRRLLGVEAAIETEASGGKEFASVSRITGDVRDLLGVEEAKAKAAGGGPDPANVENVIASVDSMLDGYDRQIETILDKVPPLQESATRALDGVARTVTDNKANIDGIIKNLNEITGTVSKDLETLLVTLEQTLAQVKDLTGETRDLVHFNRPAIEDLVGDLGNTIQSLNVLLEELKSHPQSVLFGRPESGRK; encoded by the coding sequence ATGGCCGTAAAAAAGTATAGTTTCACCCAGACGGAGATTACCGCGGGCCTGATGGTGATCATCAGCCTGGCCGTGGCGGTGGCGTTTGTCGTCGTGATCGAGCGCTTGCAGCCCGAGCCGGAACGCAAGGTGCTGTATGCGCGCTTCACGAGCACGGTCGGCCTGGGGAACAACGCCCTGGTGCGATTCGGCGGCGTGGAAGTGGGCCGTGTGGCGGCGGTCACCTACGATCCCGATGACCAGTCCCGGATCCTGGTTGAGGCCCGCGTGGATCCGCGCGCGCCGGTAAACGCATCAAGCATCGCGACGATCGAACAGGTCGGCCTCACATCGGAGAAGCACCTCGAAATCTCCACGGGCACGCCCGACGCGGCGCTGCTTCCCGATGGCGGCGACATGCAGGTCGTCAACAGCGGCTACGGATTCATCGACATCCCGGACGTGGACGGCCTGGTGGGCGGGAGCGAGCAGCTCATCGCCGACGTGCGCGACTTCCTTGGCGTGGAGGCCGCGAAAAAGGCGGAGGCCGCCGGCGGGGATGAAATGGCGAGTATCGAGCGGATCGCCGCCGATGTGCGCGCCTTTCTTGGCGTGAAGAAGGCGATTGAAAAGGCGCAGGCCGAAGGCGGCGAGGCCATCAACGTGGCGCTGCTCGCCGAGGATCTCCGCAGGCTCCTCGGCGTGGAGGCCGCCATCGAGACCGAGGCGTCGGGCGGCAAGGAGTTCGCCAGCGTTTCCCGGATCACCGGCGACGTCCGCGACCTGCTCGGCGTCGAGGAGGCGAAGGCGAAGGCCGCCGGGGGCGGCCCGGATCCCGCCAACGTGGAGAATGTGATCGCCAGCGTCGATTCCATGCTGGACGGGTACGACCGGCAGATCGAGACGATCCTGGACAAGGTGCCGCCGCTGCAGGAGTCGGCCACGCGCGCGCTGGACGGCGTCGCCCGGACGGTCACGGACAACAAGGCGAATATCGATGGAATAATCAAGAATCTTAACGAAATCACGGGCACGGTAAGCAAGGATCTGGAGACGCTCCTGGTCACCCTCGAACAGACGCTGGCGCAGGTGAAGGACCTGACCGGGGAAACCCGCGACCTGGTGCACTTCAACCGCCCGGCGATCGAGGATCTCGTTGGCGATCTGGGCAACACCATCCAGAGCCTGAACGTGCTGCTGGAAGAACTGAAATCTCACCCGCAGTCGGTGCTCTTCGGGCGCCCGGAGAGCGGGCGAAAGTAA
- a CDS encoding ABC transporter ATP-binding protein translates to MLEVRDLRVKYGERTVLDGVNITVRRGEVFVILGGSGCGKSTLLRNLVGLMRPHSGQILFNGQDFTRMTDEERIEVRKRMGMCFQGSALFNSMTVGDNVALPLREHTKLDPSTIDIMTKIKLQLVGLGGFEGFMPAELSGGMKKRAGLARAMAMDPDIIFYDEPSAGLDPIVGAGLDMLIRKMQSTFNLTSVVVTHEMESVKLIADRIVMLDKGKVIGLGTLDDIQNIDHPFIEQFFARRPDAEGEDTAKYLQSLTGAD, encoded by the coding sequence ATACTCGAAGTACGCGACCTGCGCGTGAAATACGGCGAGCGCACCGTGCTGGACGGCGTCAATATCACCGTGCGGCGCGGCGAGGTGTTTGTGATTCTCGGCGGCTCCGGCTGTGGCAAGAGCACGCTCCTGCGCAATCTTGTCGGGCTGATGCGCCCGCACTCGGGCCAGATCCTCTTCAACGGCCAGGACTTCACCAGGATGACCGACGAGGAGCGCATCGAAGTCCGGAAGCGCATGGGGATGTGTTTCCAGGGTTCCGCGCTGTTCAACTCGATGACGGTGGGCGACAACGTGGCGCTGCCGCTCCGGGAGCACACGAAGCTCGATCCCTCGACCATCGATATCATGACGAAGATCAAGCTGCAGCTGGTCGGGCTCGGGGGGTTTGAAGGCTTCATGCCCGCCGAGCTCAGCGGCGGCATGAAAAAGCGGGCCGGGCTCGCCCGCGCGATGGCGATGGACCCCGACATCATTTTTTATGACGAGCCCTCCGCCGGCCTCGACCCGATTGTCGGCGCGGGCCTGGACATGCTTATCCGGAAGATGCAGAGCACGTTCAATTTGACCAGCGTGGTCGTCACGCACGAGATGGAAAGCGTCAAGCTGATCGCGGACCGCATCGTGATGCTCGACAAGGGCAAGGTGATCGGGCTGGGCACGCTGGACGACATTCAGAATATCGATCATCCATTTATAGAGCAGTTTTTCGCGCGGCGCCCCGATGCGGAAGGGGAGGATACCGCGAAGTACCTCCAATCCCTGACAGGTGCGGACTAG
- a CDS encoding ABC transporter permease — MSALLGNTGRSTLNALYAASTVCVLMVDTLNWVFWQPLRGKGLRIRSTVEHFVEFGVRSLPIVGLICALIGVIMALQGAYTLQKWGATQLIANLVGISALRELAPLMTAILITGRCGSAITAEIGTMKVAEEIDALNVMGLNPTKFLVVPKFLAMLFAVPCVTVLAMLIMILGGAFAGVVLVGVDPMVYYNQTASALTRMDLISGLIKSFFFAVTICWVGVFRGFQVEGGAEGVGRQTTSSVVTSILIIIVVDLIWTALFFSQ, encoded by the coding sequence ATGTCTGCCCTGCTCGGAAATACCGGCCGTTCCACGCTGAACGCCCTTTACGCGGCCTCCACGGTTTGCGTCCTGATGGTGGACACCCTCAACTGGGTTTTCTGGCAGCCTCTGCGGGGCAAGGGCCTGCGTATCCGGAGCACGGTCGAGCATTTCGTCGAGTTCGGCGTGCGATCGCTTCCGATTGTGGGGCTCATCTGCGCGCTGATCGGGGTGATCATGGCGCTGCAGGGGGCCTACACGCTCCAGAAATGGGGCGCCACGCAGCTTATCGCCAACCTCGTCGGCATTTCGGCGCTTCGCGAGCTCGCGCCGCTCATGACCGCGATCCTCATCACCGGCCGTTGCGGCTCCGCCATCACCGCCGAAATCGGCACCATGAAGGTGGCCGAGGAAATTGACGCGCTCAACGTGATGGGCCTGAACCCGACGAAATTCCTCGTCGTTCCCAAGTTCCTGGCCATGCTTTTCGCCGTACCCTGCGTTACCGTGCTCGCCATGCTGATCATGATCCTCGGCGGGGCCTTTGCCGGCGTTGTGCTGGTCGGCGTCGACCCGATGGTGTACTACAACCAGACCGCCAGCGCGCTGACGCGGATGGACCTGATTTCGGGTCTTATTAAGAGTTTCTTCTTCGCCGTCACCATTTGCTGGGTCGGCGTTTTCCGCGGCTTCCAGGTCGAGGGCGGCGCGGAGGGCGTTGGCCGGCAAACAACATCCTCCGTTGTAACTTCGATCCTGATTATCATCGTCGTGGACCTCATCTGGACCGCGCTGTTCTTCTCCCAGTAG
- a CDS encoding STAS domain-containing protein produces the protein MALELNQTEQDGNCIVAAKGEIDLYSSPQLREAILKACKAKTRKVGIDLRDVGYMDSSGVATLVEGLQAAGGADSFALVAPSQPVLKVLQLSRLDSVFPIVEQL, from the coding sequence ATGGCGCTTGAACTGAATCAGACCGAACAGGACGGCAATTGCATTGTCGCCGCGAAGGGCGAGATCGACCTGTACTCCTCGCCGCAATTGCGCGAGGCCATTCTGAAGGCTTGCAAGGCCAAGACGCGGAAGGTCGGCATAGACCTGCGGGACGTCGGCTATATGGATTCCTCGGGCGTGGCGACGCTGGTGGAGGGACTCCAGGCCGCGGGCGGCGCGGATTCCTTCGCGCTGGTCGCGCCGTCCCAGCCGGTGCTGAAGGTCCTGCAGCTTTCCCGGCTCGACTCCGTGTTTCCAATCGTGGAGCAGTTGTAG
- a CDS encoding ATP-binding protein, with product MFRSAPRLLCDVRAMVRSYLLNQGVAEDRVQEIVLAVDEACTNSIRHAYRGADDRPLELSLDSRDGWIELVLHDDGVPAPYERVRRKSEEDIIAEALTPGGLGMHLIYNVFDDVEFTPGAAAGNTVVMRLRKV from the coding sequence GTGTTCCGTTCCGCGCCGCGCCTCCTTTGCGATGTGCGCGCGATGGTGCGCAGCTACCTGTTGAATCAGGGCGTTGCGGAAGACCGCGTGCAGGAGATAGTCCTGGCGGTGGACGAGGCCTGCACGAATTCGATCCGGCACGCGTACCGGGGGGCGGATGATCGCCCGCTGGAACTTTCGCTGGATTCGCGGGATGGATGGATAGAGCTTGTATTGCATGACGATGGCGTTCCGGCCCCCTACGAGCGCGTGCGGCGCAAATCGGAGGAGGACATCATCGCCGAGGCCCTCACGCCGGGCGGCCTGGGAATGCACCTGATTTACAATGTTTTTGATGACGTCGAATTCACGCCGGGCGCGGCGGCGGGCAACACCGTCGTAATGCGACTGCGAAAAGTGTAA
- a CDS encoding SpoIIE family protein phosphatase: MLRGYIIIETDGRKVPVEESLVIGRTADSGLMIEDNAASRRHMEIKARPDRFIWKDLGSTNGTLVNGAKMLAGELKNGDTIQIGETTLRFEVHGRAEASRPAESGGGTGEESRLFTETIMDAHGQVQKQEAPNKTTKLLEAVYSVANEIATNYEPCSLMDGVLTKTLKAINAQRGAIFLAGPAAELLPCPHCGAVHSIANGKLQQARIGDIQISSTVASRVIRDGESVLYQDTDSDMELNASESIMSLQLRSIICVPLRAKHGILGILYIDSDRQDQNYSHDDLLLAASVGNSAGLALENAHMHQEILEKQRIEQDLATAWTIQEGFLVKEWPQEDPRFDVYGETRPAKTVGGDFYDYVRPNRDKIGILIGDVSGKGVPAALTMAQLLAQFRLLARDLDAPGEVLKELNRGLVKRSQRGMFCTLCYLTLDLTSGHVVCANAGHHPVLRVGRTEVSTFGDATGPPAGILPEGPWVETRAIIDPGDTLLLYTDGIVEARSMTTLIEGATPSPPVEYEEAGLMRCASRQFGKPARALIDAVILDVQRYTAPAAPHDDCTMMALRYAGGR, encoded by the coding sequence TTGCTGCGGGGATATATCATAATCGAAACCGACGGGCGCAAGGTCCCCGTGGAGGAATCGCTTGTCATCGGCCGAACCGCGGATAGCGGCCTCATGATCGAAGACAACGCGGCGTCCCGCCGTCACATGGAGATCAAGGCGCGCCCGGACCGGTTTATCTGGAAGGATCTGGGCAGCACCAACGGCACGCTGGTCAACGGCGCCAAGATGCTCGCGGGCGAGCTGAAGAACGGCGACACGATCCAGATTGGTGAGACGACCCTCCGGTTTGAGGTCCACGGCCGGGCCGAAGCGTCGCGCCCCGCGGAATCCGGCGGCGGAACCGGCGAGGAAAGCCGCCTTTTCACCGAAACCATCATGGACGCCCACGGGCAGGTCCAGAAGCAGGAAGCGCCGAACAAGACGACCAAGCTGCTGGAAGCGGTGTATTCGGTCGCCAACGAGATTGCGACGAACTACGAGCCGTGCAGTCTGATGGATGGCGTCCTCACCAAGACCCTCAAGGCGATTAACGCGCAGCGCGGGGCCATCTTTCTGGCGGGTCCCGCGGCCGAATTACTCCCCTGCCCGCACTGCGGCGCGGTGCACAGCATCGCCAACGGCAAGCTGCAGCAGGCGCGCATTGGCGACATCCAGATCAGCAGCACGGTGGCCTCCCGGGTCATTCGCGACGGGGAGAGCGTGCTCTATCAGGACACGGACAGCGACATGGAGTTGAACGCGTCCGAAAGTATTATGTCCTTGCAGTTGCGATCGATCATCTGCGTCCCGTTGCGCGCCAAACACGGCATTCTGGGCATTCTGTATATCGACTCCGATCGCCAGGACCAGAATTACTCGCACGACGACTTGCTGCTGGCGGCGTCCGTGGGCAACAGCGCGGGCCTCGCGCTTGAAAACGCGCATATGCACCAGGAGATCCTGGAGAAGCAGCGCATCGAGCAGGATCTCGCGACCGCGTGGACGATCCAGGAAGGCTTCCTGGTCAAGGAGTGGCCCCAGGAAGATCCCCGGTTTGATGTTTACGGCGAAACCCGCCCCGCGAAGACGGTTGGCGGCGACTTTTATGATTACGTCCGCCCCAACCGCGACAAAATCGGTATATTGATCGGCGATGTGAGCGGAAAAGGCGTCCCGGCGGCGTTGACCATGGCGCAATTGCTCGCGCAGTTTCGCCTGCTCGCCCGGGACCTGGACGCGCCCGGCGAGGTGCTCAAAGAGCTGAACCGCGGGCTGGTGAAGCGCAGCCAGCGGGGGATGTTCTGCACGCTGTGCTACCTGACACTCGACTTGACCAGCGGGCACGTGGTTTGTGCGAACGCCGGCCACCACCCGGTGCTCCGGGTAGGCCGGACGGAAGTCAGCACTTTTGGGGACGCCACGGGGCCGCCCGCGGGCATCCTGCCCGAGGGGCCGTGGGTGGAGACCCGGGCCATTATCGACCCGGGCGACACCCTCTTGCTCTACACGGACGGCATCGTGGAGGCGCGCAGCATGACGACCCTCATCGAGGGGGCCACGCCATCGCCCCCGGTGGAATACGAGGAGGCGGGGCTGATGCGGTGCGCTTCCCGGCAATTCGGGAAGCCCGCGCGCGCCCTGATCGATGCCGTAATCCTGGACGTGCAACGTTACACGGCGCCGGCCGCGCCGCATGACGATTGCACGATGATGGCCTTGAGGTATGCCGGTGGAAGGTAA